One window of Novipirellula aureliae genomic DNA carries:
- a CDS encoding calcium/sodium antiporter, whose translation MNEWFFVIGQIGLGLVLLVAGGEFLVRGAVALASALHISPLVIGLTVVAFGTSAPELGVSLQAAFAGSADVAIGNVVGSNIINTLFVLGAAALVTPLIVSSQLIRLDVPIMIAASGLLWWMSSDGSISQIEGITLFTILIVYIVYCIRKSRSESKQVQEEYIRQYGEPEVAAESPARLSTFLKNFGYLLAGLLLLGLGSNWLVDGATKIATSLGISQLVIGLTVVAIGTSLPEVVTSIVASYRGERDIAVGNVVGSNLFNILCVLGLTATVSPAGISIAATAIHFDIPVMFAVSVICMPIFMSGHLIDRMEGALFLMYYAAYNTFIVMTAKSPFAANQYTRILFWVVLPLTILPIVVSIVTVRIQKSRT comes from the coding sequence TTGAACGAGTGGTTTTTCGTTATCGGCCAAATCGGTTTAGGCTTGGTATTGTTGGTAGCCGGCGGTGAATTTCTCGTTCGTGGCGCGGTGGCGCTCGCATCGGCACTACACATTTCACCCTTGGTGATCGGATTGACCGTCGTCGCATTTGGCACTAGCGCCCCCGAATTGGGGGTAAGTTTACAGGCCGCATTCGCCGGCAGCGCCGATGTAGCAATTGGCAACGTCGTCGGCAGCAATATCATCAACACACTGTTCGTCCTCGGGGCAGCCGCTCTTGTCACGCCGCTGATCGTTTCGAGTCAACTCATTCGCTTGGATGTCCCGATCATGATCGCGGCCTCCGGTTTACTTTGGTGGATGTCGTCGGACGGCTCGATTTCCCAAATCGAAGGGATCACTCTCTTCACGATTTTGATCGTCTATATTGTCTATTGTATTCGTAAAAGTCGAAGTGAATCGAAGCAGGTTCAAGAGGAGTACATTCGCCAATACGGCGAACCGGAGGTCGCTGCTGAATCGCCCGCCCGGCTTTCGACCTTTCTGAAGAATTTTGGATACTTGCTCGCCGGACTCCTTCTGCTCGGCCTCGGTTCCAATTGGTTGGTCGACGGAGCAACAAAAATCGCAACGTCCCTTGGCATTAGCCAATTGGTGATTGGTTTGACAGTGGTGGCCATCGGTACGTCGCTACCGGAAGTGGTGACGTCGATCGTTGCCAGTTACCGAGGCGAGCGAGACATCGCGGTCGGCAATGTGGTCGGCAGTAACCTGTTCAATATTTTGTGCGTTCTCGGTTTGACGGCGACCGTCTCACCAGCGGGAATTAGCATTGCTGCAACCGCCATCCACTTTGACATCCCGGTGATGTTTGCCGTATCCGTCATCTGCATGCCGATTTTCATGAGTGGCCATTTGATTGACCGAATGGAAGGAGCGTTGTTTTTGATGTACTACGCCGCCTACAACACGTTCATCGTGATGACGGCCAAGAGTCCCTTTGCGGCCAATCAATACACGCGCATTTTGTTCTGGGTTGTCTTACCGCTGACGATCTTGCCAATCGTCGTTTCGATTGTCACCGTTCGGATTCAAAAGAGTAGAACGTAG
- a CDS encoding rod-binding protein: protein MNIQSSSSFDTLGSKWEQSPLSSSLSENVAAKPENETKEAFTKFVGETMFGSMLASMRKTVGKPAYMHGGRTEEVFQKQLDQLIVEDLTESSASEIADPMFDLFQLSRKAG from the coding sequence ATGAATATTCAATCATCTTCTTCGTTCGATACATTGGGGTCGAAGTGGGAGCAGAGTCCGTTGTCAAGTTCCTTGTCGGAGAACGTCGCGGCAAAGCCTGAAAACGAGACCAAAGAAGCGTTCACCAAGTTTGTTGGTGAAACGATGTTTGGCAGTATGTTGGCATCGATGCGAAAAACGGTTGGTAAGCCGGCTTACATGCACGGTGGAAGAACGGAGGAAGTTTTTCAAAAACAGCTTGATCAATTGATCGTCGAAGATTTGACCGAATCGTCTGCCAGCGAAATTGCCGACCCGATGTTCGATCTATTCCAGCTCAGTCGCAAAGCAGGGTAA
- a CDS encoding small basic protein: protein MDRSLKVQAGAIKTRNVLTRAERIARLKEIDRFDPEANIVGMAKTRVPKVSLKRKKKVKKEDDAK, encoded by the coding sequence ATGGATCGCAGCCTCAAAGTTCAAGCTGGGGCAATCAAGACGCGAAACGTGCTGACCCGTGCCGAGCGAATTGCACGGCTGAAGGAAATCGACCGTTTCGACCCCGAAGCAAACATCGTCGGTATGGCGAAAACTCGCGTGCCGAAGGTTTCGCTGAAGCGAAAGAAGAAAGTGAAGAAGGAAGACGAC